One Panicum virgatum strain AP13 chromosome 3N, P.virgatum_v5, whole genome shotgun sequence DNA segment encodes these proteins:
- the LOC120664102 gene encoding cation/H(+) antiporter 28-like, translating into MDCTMTSSILSANYNTILFEFGVILVTSKILHALLRNVFQPRVFSDLLLGIVLAQFRVLSLTNAINLVFGKIGGFVFAPYLFALGVEMDPGTLLDAPTADAVVAYAGIISTSVLVTLFHMPLMKATSGVVHEHSLRSFLGLAAVLANTASPVLTRLTTDLKIAKTAVGRLAVGAGLASDMVTTMLIAVGSMIWRDAGGDSPVVQPVLTAAVLVVVIVSAFVSRAMAEWVGGRNPEGRRMRGFDLSLVALAAAALCWLSSALRLDVNMAAFLVGLAFPSEGRVSRLLVSRINLVLSSLVLPLYVCHVCLSLRQTTDDIEATGLGRAEGFRAFVMELPFPWWKVLFVTVMGTLGKLTGCAAAGLLRGLGWLEALALGMLLNVKGYFHIYCAQAAFDAGIITDRSFMAIIFMVALNVAVTPMVGVGIASWARRSVQWQLMAGLQHHDPSAELRLVVGLHSPQDVPTLACLMEALRCGGELAAYAVDMVQLTDQTAAAIVGGGGLDGVTVVDEEVSEMRKLIGEALNAYQAECGGGVRVRRLLALSSFPDMHSDICICAEDAMATLVLLPFHKAQRADGSMDAGHFGFRLVNQKVLQLAPCSVGVVVDRGLGKQEEQAVVVVFIGGADDREALTLAALMYRHPGVRLTALRVVQNATAQARARARTSLFETKASRRGGGAAAALGLEEAQMQVDNKFFAEFYRKHVAGGGGRGMGYLEKHVADGAELVAVLRDLQSEYRLFVVGRGRDRSSVLTEGLDEWAECLELGPVGDILASSDFSPTASVLIVQQYDAKKHYKVIDDEFMPL; encoded by the exons ATGGATTGCACGATGACCAGCAGCATCCTGTCGGCCAACTACAACACGATCCTGTTCGAGTTCGGCGTCATCCTCGTCACCAGCAAGATCCTCCACGCGCTGCTCCGCAACGTCTTCCAGCCGCGCGTCTTCTCCGATCTCCTA CTGGGCATCGTGCTCGCCCAGTTCCGGGTGCTCTCCCTGACCAACGCCATCAACCTGGTGTTCGGCAAGATCGGCGGGTTCGTGTTCGCGCCCTACCTCTTCGCGCTGGGCGTGGAGATGGACCCCGGCACGCTCCTGGACGCCCccaccgccgacgccgtcgTCGCCTACGCCGGCATCATCTCCACCTCCGTTCTCGTCACGCTCTTCCACATGCCGCTGATGAAGGCCACCTCCGGCGTGGTCCACGAGCACTCCCTGCGCTCCTtcctcggcctcgccgccgtACTCGCCAACACCGCCTCGCCCGTCCTCACCCGCCTCACCACGGACCTCAAGATCGCCAAGACCGCCGTCGGGCGCCTGGCCGTCGGCGCCGGCCTCGCCTCCGACATGGTGACCACCATGCTGATCGCCGTCGGCAGCATGATCTGGCGCGACGCCGGGGGCGACTCGCCCGTCGTGCAGCCGGTGCTCACGGCCGCCGTCCTGGTGGTGGTGATCGTGTCGGCGTTCGTGTCCCGGGCCATGGCCGAGTGGGTGGGCGGGCGCAACCCGGAGGGGCGGCGCATGCGCGGCTTCGACCTCTCGCtggtggcgctggcggcggcggcgctctgctgGCTCAGCTCGGCGCTGCGGCTGGACGTGAACATGGCGGCGTTCCTGGTGGGGCTGGCGTTCCCGAGCGAGGGCCGGGTGTCGCGGCTGCTGGTGAGCAGGATCAACCTGGTGCTCAGCTCCTTGGTGCTGCCGCTCTACGTCTGCCACGTCTGCCTCTCGCTCCGGCAGACGACGGACGACATCGAGGCCACCGGGCTGGGGCGCGCCGAGGGCTTCCGGGCCTTCGTCATGGAGCTGCCCTTCCCCTGGTGGAAGGTCTTGTTCGTGACGGTGATGGGCACGCTGGGGAAGCTGAcggggtgcgcggcggcggggctgctcCGCGGGCTCGGGTGGCTGGAGGCGCTGGCGCTGGGCATGCTGCTCAACGTAAAGGGCTACTTCCACATCTACTGCGCGCAGGCGGCGTTCGACGCCGGCATCATCACGGACAGGTCGTTTATGGCCATCATCTTCATGGTGGCGCTCAACGTGGCGGTGACGCCCATGGTGGGGGTGGGCATCGCGTCCTGGGCCCGCCGGAGCGTGCAGTGGCAGCTGATGGCGGGGCTGCAGCACCACGACCCGTCGGCGGAGCTCCGCCTCGTGGTGGGGCTGCACAGCCCGCAGGACGTGCCGACGCTGGCCTGCCTGATGGAGGCGctgcggtgcggcggcgagctggcCGCCTACGCCGTGGACATGGTGCAGCTGACGGACcagacggcggcggccatcgtCGGGGGCGGGGGCTTGGACGGCGTGACGGTGGTGGACGAGGAGGTGTCGGAGATGCGCAAGCTCATCGGTGAGGCGCTGAACGCGTACCAGGCGGAGTGCGGCGGGGGCGTGCGGGTGCGGCGGCTGCTGGCGTTGTCGTCGTTCCCGGACATGCACAGCGACATCTGCATCTGTGCCGAGGACGCCATGGCGACGCTGGTGCTGCTGCCCTTCCACAAGGCGCAGCGGGCGGACGGGAGCATGGACGCGGGCCACTTCGGCTTCCGGCTGGTGAACCAGAAGGTGCTGCAGCTGGCGCCGTGCTCGGTGGGCGTGGTCGTGGACCGGGGCCTCGGGAAGCAGGAGGagcaggcggtggtggtggtgttcaTCGGCGGCGCGGACGACCGCGAGGCGCTGACGCTGGCGGCACTCATGTACAGGCACCCGGGGGTGCGGCTGACGGCGCTGCGTGTGGTGCAGAACGCGACGGCGCAGGCACGCGCCAGGGCGCGGACGAGCCTGTTCGAGACGAAGGcgagccggcgcggcggcggcgcagcggcggcgctggggctggaggaggcgcagaTGCAGGTGGACaacaagttcttcgcggagttCTACCGGAAGCACGTggcggggggcggcggcaggggcatgGGGTACCTGGAGAAGCACGTGGCGGACGGCGCGGAGCTGGTGGCGGTGCTGCGCGACCTGCAATCGGAGTACCGGCTCTTCGTGGTGGGGCGCGGCCGCGACCGGAGCTCGGTGCTGACGGAGGGGCTGGACGAGTGGGCCGAGTGCCTGGAGCTGGGCCCCGTCGGCGATATCCTGGCGTCCTCCGACTTCTCGCCCACCGCCTCCGTGCTCATCGTGCAACAGTACGACGCCAAGAAGCACTACAAGGTCATCGACGACGAGTTCATGCCCTTGTAG